From Astatotilapia calliptera chromosome 19, fAstCal1.2, whole genome shotgun sequence, a single genomic window includes:
- the LOC113011890 gene encoding putative E3 ubiquitin-protein ligase UBR7, translated as MAANKGDSDIDDILTSEEELEKALCVLAGSDPDNCSYSKGYVKRQAVFACNTCTPNDAEPAGVCLACANKCHDGHDIFELYTKRNFRCDCGNRKFGGFHCQLNPVKEEENIRNRYNHNFSGFYCTCHRPYPDTDDQDEDEMIQCVICEDWLHSRHLGCPVVEPEELQEMVCEACMNKAPFLWTYAAHIAVPPVIQVGDAEEEVEVDIEGEDREAGQRKDEEPSSSDERTEPEEAVNRSFPGKRTHEEMTGSPAMATTKIVECKLKELQARGLERLRRGAVFWPYSWRAELCTCTSCKRAYVAAEVQFLLDQSDTILAYEKRGLHEPFGQHPLMALMNSMDRVQQLEVIYGFNELTTSISEFLEQCASEGKTVTVEAVHQLFEELQARKRRRTSDGNQ; from the exons ATGGCAGCGAACAAGGGCGACTCGGATATTGATGATATTCTTACCAGCgaagaagagctcgagaaggcTTTGTGTGTGCTGGCTGGGAGCGACCCAGACAACTGCTCTTACTCCAAG GGTTATGTGAAGAGACAGGCGGTGTTTGCCTGCAACACTTGCACTCCAAATGATGCAGAGCCTGCTGGGGTTTGTCTGGCCTGCGCCAATAAATGCCATGATGGACACGACATCTTTGAACTGTATACCAAAAG AAATTTTCGCTGTGATTGTGGAAACAGAAAGTTTGGGGGCTTCCATTGCCAGCTAAATCCT gttaaagaagaggaaaatattAGAAATCGCTACAATCACAACTTCAGTGGGTTCTACTGCACGTGTCACCGGCCGTACCCAGACACCGATGACCAG gaTGAAGACGAGATGATTCAGTGCGTCATCTGTGAGGATTGGTTACACAGCAGG CACTTAGGCTGCCCTGTGGTTGAACCCGAGGAGCTTCAAGAGATGGTATGTGAGGCCTGCATGAACAAGGCTCCTTTCTTGTGGACGTATGCTGCCCACATCGCAG TTCCGCCTGTGATCCAAGTGGGTGATGCCGAAGAGGAAGTAGAGGTCGACATTGAGGGGGAAGACCGTGAGGCTGGTCAAAGAAAGGACGAGGAACCGTCCTCTAGTGATGAGCGCACAGAACCAGAG GAAGCTGTAAACAGGAGTTTCCCTGGCAAACGAACTCACGAGGAAATGACAGGCAGCCCTGCGATGGCTACAACGAAAATTGTGGAGTGCAAGCTGAAGGAGCTGCAGGCCCGCGGGCTAGAGAGGCTGAGACGGGGAGCGGTGTTCTGGCCTTACAGCTGGCGCGCTGAGCTTTGCACCTGCACGAGCTGCAAG AGGGCCTATGTTGCTGCTGAGGTGCAGTTTCTCTTGGATCAGTCTGACACTATTCTGGCCTATGAGAAGAGAGGCTTGCATGAGCCCTTCGGGCAGCACCCACTGATGGCGCTAATGAACTCGATGGACCGTGTACAGCAGCTGGAGGTCATTTACG GTTTCAACGAGCTGACGACCTCAATCAGTGAATTTTTAGAGCAGTGTGCCTCTGAAGGAAAG ACAGTCACAGTCGAAGCTGTACATCAACTCTTTGAGGAGCTGCAGGCCAGAAAAAGACGCAGAACCAGCGACGGAAATCAGTAA